In Larimichthys crocea isolate SSNF chromosome VII, L_crocea_2.0, whole genome shotgun sequence, the genomic stretch TCATCGCGGAGAGCCCCAGACTGCTGCGTCTCGACCTTCGGGAGAATGAGATCAAGACAGGTGGATTGATGGCCCTGTCGCTCGCCCTGAAAGTCAACACCTCTCTGCTGCGTCTTGACCTTGACCGGGAGCCCAAGAAAGAAACTGTGAGCATGGGGACGAGGCACGGGGAAGGGAGGGTAGAGGTGACGAGGTAGAGGGCAGAAGTATTTACCTATGACCTGTTTTTTAAGATGTACGCCCTCAGGAGGAACCTTtgaaagacagacagtcagacagtacTGAGAGACAAACTAatgttttttggtcttttcatttgattttcttATTTGATTTTGAGTAACACTAGTCTTAgcctttttttatgatttttctgGGAATTGTATGTCTTTATTAGATGGCTGACATTGGAGAGgaaatgaggggagagagagatgggccACCTGGGCGCCTCCAGGCAtagctgttgtgttttcaaagAAATATGCTATTACCAACTAAACTAGAGGAAGCTCTAGGCTCAAAAGAGATTGTGATTTGGTTGAGGTTATTCTGATATTCTCGTGGTTTGTGTTGCATGGttgagacattttctttgtctgtcaggTGAAGAGCTTCATTGAGACTCAGCGCGCCCTGCTGGCTGAGATCCAGAATGGCTGCAAGAGGAACTTCATCCTGGctaaggagaaagaagaaaccGAGCAGAAGATGAGGCAGTCAGCATCCATGGCTGAAATCGCCACAGAGGACGggaccacagaagaagaggagcagccGGCATCAGAGGAGAGCGGGAATACACCGGggaaagatggagaagaaggtgAAACGACAGGGAGTGAAGGACAGAagagcagccaatcagaagcaaGCTCTGAGACGAGTGTTCCTCGAATAAACTTGGAGTCGGACTCGGACAccgaggatgaggatgaggaggtggtAACAAATTCCTCTTCCACGTCAAACTCCTCCACTCGATTAAACCAGACTGCTCCACAAACGCAGACAGGGGTAGCACAGCCCCTCCTCAGTGCCTCACGTACGCCCTCGTCTTCATCGGCCTCACCTGCCGGCAGGCCGGGTGTCATTTCCGGCATCACCGTCACAGAATCTACGGCTCCTCCCGGCACCCCTCCATCTCCGGGTCGCTGCATATCTGTCTCTAGTCCAGGGAGGGGTCATAAGATCTTCATGGTGACTCGGGTGGAGAGCCcacctgagcagcagcagctactaCTCCAGTGGAGCGCACCTGCTAAAGAGGCCTCAAAGAAGCCTGTGGACGTgaacacacccacaacacagcCGACGCCCTCATCTCAAACAACTACACTAACACAGCTGACACAGGAGGACATGAAGGAGAGCTCACCTGCTCAGACAACAGACTGTAAactgacagagcagcagagtccTGCATCACACTTAGAGACTGCACCAAATaccacacagacccacacactaGAGCCACAGGCTGCAAGTCAACCCACAGAGGATGTGGCAGCTAGCACTTTAGACCCAAAAGTGACTGATCCAAGTGAACAAGCACCAGCCCTGCCTTCAGATTCCTCATCGGTGCAACTCACTGAGGAGGTAACAGAGAGTACTGAAGCCCcccaggaaggagaggaagaggaggaaggttGTAGGGAAGATGAGGGACAGGCGATGTCTCCTGTTAGCACAGAAGGAGAGTGTAAACAGTTAAATGAACTGAGTCAAACTAAGACTATCACTGCGGTAGAAACGCAGCAGCAACCGTTAACGTCTGTTCTTAAACAGCTACAGAACGAGCTAGCATCAGCATCAGAGGAGACCCAGTCACAGAACCAAacaaaggaggaagaagaggaggaggcggcggcagTCACGTCAGGCgatgaaaaacacagtttaacacACGAGTACAGCCAGCCCAGCCAAGAGGAACCATGTCCAAAGCATCAAGCGGTGGCAGATGAACAGGGAGTAGAGCCTGTTCTCTCTGTCCAGACTGAACAACAAGCACCATCTGTCACTCAAAGTGGAGCTCAGGAGTCAAACCCTGCAGCAGAAGAAGCCTCAAAGAGTCCAGAAGAACCTGCCTCAACTGCGCCCATCTCCCAGGTCGACGTGGATGATTCACTCGATGAGAGCTCTGCAGACGAGGGCGAGTGCTTCGCCGAGGCTCCAGAGGAGGTCGTCGGTTCAGCTCTGCCAAACGGCCTGAAGCCCGAgttctccctccatcttctcGACACTGAAAGCCCCAAGCCCGGCAGCTGTGTGATGGAGCACGGTGAGTCGCTGTAATCGCTGACCTATGAATGATAAAGTCGGTGTGCCTTTGTCGGTTTTAGGTGTAAAAATCCTGTTTGgtaatgtgtttaatgtttgtgtagTGAGTGTCAGCTGTGGAcaagagctggaggagctgctgctagAAGCCAGTTTGGAGACGGGAAGAGAAGCGCCATGAGGCTGTGAGGTAAATAATTACACACCATGAGAATGGTGACAAAGCAGACACAAATTCATCACTGGAACTTAATTGATCTCAAGTATTTTAAATCTGTAAGTGAATTCATGCTGAACAGGAAAGTCCgaacataaaacatcaaataaaacataatttgaacaatataataataataaaaagcgactttctttcatctctctttGTCTAATTGGTCGATAGTTCACTGTGATTTTATGGACCATTTAACTGCTTTTCTACATCTTGCCATCTGTCATGATGACGTTGTCCTCACCAGTTTAAATGCTAGAACTTTAAACACAGCGACAACTCTACAAACAGGGAGATAAAACAAATGCAAGCACTGATTATTACCCAACCTGTCCGTTGTAAACTGGTCCAGACTTCCTGTTGATTGACCTCCCATACTAGCTGTAATCTGCGTGTGCAATAATTGATAATCAGCGAGGTTTGCAGCtgctcatttttgttttccaccacTACATTTACCTATGAAGTGGTTTTAAATCTAGCCAAACTGTTTCCTTGCTCCGCTTTGGCCACACAACCAGTGTAGACGTGTGCGAAATTAAGTTTAACGTGTATTTGCACAATCAAAAATGGCATTTTAATGATGAAACATGCTGTGGAACAGTGCTGCACTGTGCTCGGGTTGAGAAGATGGAGAATAAATGCAGAGAGGTGtcagttaaagttaaaacatCAGAGCCTTTTCACTAAGAAATTATCAAACATAAgtcatttttagtttattaatCGTGGATAATTGCGTTTGCTGTTACTAATGTCCTCTGCTACGTTCAGGACTAACTTATCTCCTCTGTTCTGCTTCCACAGGAGCTGTGAGTACAGGAGAAAACAGCCCTTGGATAGTTTGTCTGGCTCTACTACATGACTGGTTGCCCTccaatgtttttgtcatttctttgaCTTTACTACCAACACAACCTTTTCATAAAGGACAGAAGACCTGGTGTTACAGTCGAAGCTCTATACACGAAAATACAAGCAAATTATGGAAAGACGCAAGGGACAAAATCTACTTCTGGAGCTCAGCTGTGACAAATAAGGAATCCTCCATATCCACACTACATCaaccactgaaacacacacacacacacacacacatatgcacattgAGTATGAggtaaagagaaataaaatcacCCTGTTATCACTACATTTTTGTCAATCTTTACAAACAGCCGCCTGTAAGTGAGAGAGAAGAGCGATGTGGGACAAAGGAGGGAGGATAAAACACTAACCAAAGACAGAACACGGACCTTTCTCTCAGCCCTACTTGCTCTCTTGTGTAGGTGTCCACTGTAGTTGAGGAAATAACTAGCAAATAAAGTGTTttgtcacaacacacacacacatacatacatacaaagacGTAACGGTGatagtggggaaaaaaaaaaaaaaaagcagggttGACGGACGGCACAGTCGGAAGATGAAATAACGGTAACGGACCCTGCTGAGCGAACCTGCTGGCTTTAAACAGTTGTTCCAGAGGTGGATGTAGGTCACTGTCAAAGGCTTTTATATCCAAGGAAGCTGAAGATGTTAACATGTCTGTTTAAATGTCAACGTTTTATGtctgtgccccccccccctactCTCCCGATCTTTCTCCccctttggaaaaaaaaaagaaactaaggGACCTCTGCCAAAGTGACCTCCTTCTTGTCTGTTTCCTGCTCCTCTGCTCACTTTGGCCCCTCAGGAATCAGCGTCCTGCCTCCTGATCAGACTTCTCAGATCTGATGTGGAGGTGTCTCCCACCGCCTGCCCCACCTGCT encodes the following:
- the ppp1r37 gene encoding protein phosphatase 1 regulatory subunit 37 gives rise to the protein MNIEEQRLDLCNVKTKSNVDVDHNTTNNTEGVTPRISELMMDSSTEKQNIVPTEASETYLMPQLTDNLQAAEEDNHQAQDTLEIDEVNGNRKCSAQDIPAVVNPTDLIFSNDEQHKDDIGVEKMKEEKDTEPAKFVAEEGDDGGDMDIGVDLSLDESGVLEAESTNSRSFSDNTLQSASQDVPAGSTAESPSDPSQTSSTEAPATDQAGLYPSVEEGDDKQKPSGKRVTFPSDEDIVSGAVEPKDPWRHAQNVTVEEILSSYKQACQKLNCKPIAKVLKQIQELKDLTQRNECLDLKGEKLDYKACESLEEILKRVQFKVIDLEQTNLDEDGASALFDMIEYYESATHLNISFNKHIGTRGWQAAAHMMRKTSSLQYLDARNTPLLDHSAPFVARALRISGSLAVLHLESAGLSGRPLMLLATALKMNMNLRELYLADNKLNGLQDSAQLGNLLKFNYNIQILDLRNNHILDSGLAYVCEGLKEQRKGLVTLVLWNNQLTHNGMGYLAAALPCTQSLETLNLGHNSVGNEGVHKLKDGLIANRSVLRLGLASTKLSCEGAVAVAEFIAESPRLLRLDLRENEIKTGGLMALSLALKVNTSLLRLDLDREPKKETVKSFIETQRALLAEIQNGCKRNFILAKEKEETEQKMRQSASMAEIATEDGTTEEEEQPASEESGNTPGKDGEEGETTGSEGQKSSQSEASSETSVPRINLESDSDTEDEDEEVVTNSSSTSNSSTRLNQTAPQTQTGVAQPLLSASRTPSSSSASPAGRPGVISGITVTESTAPPGTPPSPGRCISVSSPGRGHKIFMVTRVESPPEQQQLLLQWSAPAKEASKKPVDVNTPTTQPTPSSQTTTLTQLTQEDMKESSPAQTTDCKLTEQQSPASHLETAPNTTQTHTLEPQAASQPTEDVAASTLDPKVTDPSEQAPALPSDSSSVQLTEEVTESTEAPQEGEEEEEGCREDEGQAMSPVSTEGECKQLNELSQTKTITAVETQQQPLTSVLKQLQNELASASEETQSQNQTKEEEEEEAAAVTSGDEKHSLTHEYSQPSQEEPCPKHQAVADEQGVEPVLSVQTEQQAPSVTQSGAQESNPAAEEASKSPEEPASTAPISQVDVDDSLDESSADEGECFAEAPEEVVGSALPNGLKPEFSLHLLDTESPKPGSCVMEHVSVSCGQELEELLLEASLETGREAP